One segment of Triticum aestivum cultivar Chinese Spring chromosome 2A, IWGSC CS RefSeq v2.1, whole genome shotgun sequence DNA contains the following:
- the LOC123190194 gene encoding probable leucine-rich repeat receptor-like protein kinase At1g35710, with protein MAFLLPKLTTPPCRSPPPKIGLPSHGAGGRLHCSGPAQAAAPAHLNLPLLLSASQQEAPAAKSAETRNRAASGGGGGGGDPRRSDFYLNLGAAVRALRDDLPAVFLREPNYDIYREDITFVDPLNTFHGIDNYKTIFWALRFHGRLLFSEIGLDVSRIWQLTETSIVVRWELWGTPRVPWESYGCFSGTSRYKVDRNGKIYEHKVDNLALDFPRPAVKVGSITNLVVAAYPPSPNPTFWDVVGTGDGCSWTKLYQAVLETVEREGDIPAGVCMEAEALLSWKASLDGADESLSSWSLANSSGVCHWMHISCNSARSTIVNLNISGASLNGTLDKFDFSAFPNLNKLILFQNGLHGNIPEGIGDLTSLARLRISSNWYVTGTIPRGIGRLKQLTELQLGGLGLDGATLPEEIGNLTSLTKIALYSINLTGSIPLTFGRLKKLRLLNLRNNSLTGRIPLEIGNMTELHRMDLTRNYLHGQIPGTFSRLVKLNGLLLSENQLGGDVILELGNSSRLSYINIAKNSFSGVFPPSICAGGALVTVLAAYNGFTSLRSLTFQNCTTLEHIDFTENKIVADLMACFGKPPEQLRGLTVSNNHLYGTLLTDDGEVFLCNSTRLSLLDLSNNALNGDLSNSKCLWNMRHLEFMDLSSNSLSGVVPFLATPNRNLQSLHLANNHFSGAFPLVLKKSKRLITLDLGGNNFSGGIPSWISKSLPELRFLLLSSNMFDGIIPSQILQFRQLQILDLSKNKFTGRIPSNFGNFTGMIQEQKNGNGTYCYLPAEQLRIVLKNEGYLYNFTISFIVGMDLSSNFLSQEIPKGLTSLVGLRYLNLSRNHLSGGIPGDVGNLALLESLDLSENQLSGEIPPSLADLKALGTLNLSTNGLSGRIPTGSQLQTFPDPSIYSNNPGLCGFPLQDCVNPSASNQNQMSQDEDMETLWLYCFVVAGVIFGFWLYWGVLFCNTTWRCAFYQYVDNMQDKVIAKKIAAYRTSKLRHERGRASQIS; from the exons ATGGCCTTCCTCCTCCCCAAGCTCACCACGCCGCCCTGCAGATCGCCGCCGCCCAAAATCGGCCTGCCGAGCCACGGCGCCGGCGGCAGGCTCCACTGCTCCGGCCCGGCGCAGGCCGCCGCGCCGGCCCACCTCAACCTCCCGCTCCTCCTCAGCGCCTCGCAGCAAGAGGCCCCCGCGGCCAAGTCCGCGGAGACCAGGAACCGGgctgcgagcggcggcggcggcggcggcggggacccgcGAAGGTCGGATTTTTACCTCAACCTTGGGGCGGCGGTGCGCGCGCTGCGGGACGACCTGCCGGCCGTGTTTCTCCGGGAGCCCAACTACGACATCTACCG CGAAGACATCACATTTGTTGATCCGTTGAACACTTTCCATGGGATCGACAACTACAAAACAATCTTCTGGGCTCTCAGATTCCACGGTCGTCTACTATTCAGTGAAATTGGGCTTGATGTGTCACGCATTTGGCAACTAACAGAAACCTCGATAGTTGTCCGGTGGGAACTGTGGGGCACACCCCGTGTCCCGTGGGAATCATATGGCTGCTTCAGTGGCACATCCAGGTACAAAGTCGACAGGAACGGGAAAATTTACGAGCATAAAGTCGACAACTTGGCATTGGACTTCCCCCGGCCGGCTGTCAAAGTGGGCAGCATTACTAACTTAGTAGTTGCTGCATACCCACCGAGCCCCAATCCAACTTTCTGGGATGTGGTTGGCACGGGCGATGGATGCTCATGGACAAAGCTTTACCAAGCGGTGCTGGAGACAGTAGAGCGGGAAGGTGACATTCCCGCGGGCGTTTGCATGGAAG CTGAAGCTCTTCTGAGTTGGAAGGCTAGCTTGGACGGCGCCGACGAGTCCCTAAGCTCATGGTCATTGGCCAACTCCAGCGGCGTCTGCCACTGGATGCACATCAGTTGCAACTCTGCCAGGAGCACCATCGTCAACCTCAACATCAGCGGTGCGAGTCTGAATGGCACACTTGACAAGTTCGACTTCTCGGCTTTCCCCAACCTGAACAAGCTCATCCTATTTCAGAACGGTCTGCATGGCAACATTCCAGAAGGGATCGGCGACCTGACAAGCCTGGCGCGGTTGCGGATCAGCAGCAACTGGTATGTAACTGGTACAATTCCCCGTGGCATTGGCCGGCTGAAGCAGCTCACTGAACTGCAACTGGGAGGTTTGGGTCTTGATGGTGCGACGCTACCTGAAGAGATTGGTAACTTGACAAGCTTGACGAAGATTGCGCTCTACTCAATCAATTTGACTGGATCAATCCCGTTAACATTCGGGAGACTGAAGAAGCTCCGGTTGCTGAACCTGAGAAACAACAGTCTGACAGGGCGCATCCCGCTGGAGATTGGTAACATGACAGAATTACATCGCATGGACCTGACGCGGAACTATTTACATGGCCAGATACCAGGTACATTCTCTCGTTTGGTAAAGCTAAATGGCTTGTTGCTGTCAGAAAATCAGCTCGGAGGCGACGTCATCCTTGAGCTAGGGAATAGCAGCAGGCTGTCTTATATCAACATCGCAAAAAATAGCTTCTCTGGGGTCTTCCCGCCGTCCATTTGCGCGGGAGGGGCACTGGTTACGGTCCTTGCTGCATACAATGGATTTACAAGCCTTCGCAGCCTGACCTTTCAGAACTGCACGACCCTGGAGCACATTGACTTCACAGAAAACAAAATTGTTGCAGACCTAATGGCTTGTTTTGGCAAGCCTCCAGAACAACTTCGAGGGTTAACTGTCAGTAATAACCATCTGTATGGCACACTTCTGACAGATGATGGTGAGGTATTCCTCTGCAACTCTACTAGGTTATCACTTCTGGACCTATCAAATAATGCCTTAAATGGAGACCTCTCCAACTCCAAGTGTTTATGGAACATGCGGCATTTGGAATTCATGGATTTGTCCAGTAACTCGCTCAGTGGTGTAGTTCCGTTCTTGGCGACGCCTAACCGGAATCTTCAGTCTCTACACCTAGCGAATAACCATTTCAGTGGAGCCTTTCCTTTGGTTCTTAAGAAAAGCAAGAGACTTATCACTCTAGATCTGGGAGGCAATAATTTCTCAGGTGGAATACCTTCTTGGATAAGCAAGAGCTTGCCTGAACTAAGATTTCTTTTACTGTCATCAAACATGTTTGATGGCATCATACCATCACAGATATTACAATTTCGTCAACTCCAGATATTGGACCTGTCAAAAAACAAGTTCACTGGACGGATTCCATCCAATTTTGGTAACTTTACTGGCATGATCCAAGAACAGAAAAATGGGAACGGCACATACTGCTACCTGCCAGCAGAGCAGCTTCGTATAGTCCTGAAGAATGAGGGTTATCTTTACAACTTCACGATATCGTTCATAGTGGGTATGGACTTATCTAGCAACTTCCTTTCACAAGAGATCCCAAAAGGGCTCACATCACTTGTTGGACTCAGGTACCTAAACTTGTCAAGAAACCATCTCTCAGGTGGTATTCCTGGAGACGTTGGCAATCTGGCATTGCTAGAATCCTTGGACCTTTCAGAAAACCAACTCTCAGGGGAAATTCCTCCAAGCCTTGCAGATTTGAAGGCCCTCGGCACTCTGAACCTCTCGACCAACGGTTTATCGGGGAGGATACCTACAGGCAGCCAGCTGCAGACATTCCCAGATCCTTCAATATACAGCAATAATCCAGGGCTGTGCGGTTTCCCGCTGCAGGACTGTGTAAACCCATCTGCATCAAACCAAAATCAAATGAGCCAGGACGAAGATATGGAGACACTCTGGTTGTACTGCTTTGTGGTAGCAGGAGTCATCTTTGGGTTTTGGCTATACTGGGGCGTGCTCTTTTGCAACACGACATGGAGATGTGCATTCTATCAATATGTCGACAACATGCAAGACAAGGTAATTGCCAAGAAAATAGCTGCATATCGCACCTCCAAGCTAAGGCATGAACGAGGACGTGCATCACAAATTTCTTAA
- the LOC123190195 gene encoding polygalacturonase QRT3, with protein MEVLAGGGRLHAVLLLVGAALLLVASAGGAEAWAHHGAAGARAGAERRYRDLAAGRMESVRSSFGKARRGLATSSAGSRVYHVTDYGADPTGAADATAAIKKAIADAFSPPSNATMTAGIPDLGGAEIHLDGGTYLVNGPLTLPASGGGNFKIHSGSLRASAEFPADRYLIELSAGSSSSGYHYEYATLRDLMLDCGYRGGGVAVVDSLRVAVDNCYITGFETEGIAVRGGHETYIRNTFLGQHMTAGTDPGERAFGGTAIRLDGNDNSVSDVVVFSAATGIMVTGGANTISGVHCYNKATGFGGTGIHLRVPGLTQTWLTNCYMDYTSIVAEDPVLLHVSSSFFLGDANVVLKAVNGVARGVQITGNMFNGRGKGVDIVQLDGEFGTVEQVYVQQNSAMGMNVKATTARGSAEGNGSSWTVDFAPVLLFPNRIGHVQYSLVAGDAFPGHTLRNISGNQVVVATDKAVSATVHVLVDQNSN; from the exons ATGGAGGTGCTCGCCGGAGGAGGCCGCCTGCATGCGGTTCTTCTTCTTGTCGGGgccgcccttcttcttgttgcatcggcgggcggcgcggaggcGTGGGCGCACCACGGCGCCGCCGGCGCCAGGGCCGGCGCCGAGCGGCGGTACCGGGATCTCGCGGCGGGCAGGATGGAGAGCGTCAGATCCTCCTTCGGCAAGGCCAGGCGGGGGCTCGCAACG TCCTCGGCGGGCTCGCGGGTGTACCACGTGACGGACTACGGCGCCGACCCCACCGGCGCGGCGGACGCCACGGCGGCCATCAAGAAGGCCATCGCCGACGCCTTCAGCCCCCCCTCCAACGCCACCATGACCGCCGGCATCCCCGACCTCGGCGGCGCCGAGATCCACCTCGACGGCGGCACCTACCTCGTCAACGGCCCGCTCACCCTGCCGGCCTCCGGCGGCGGCAACTTCAAG ATCCACAGCGGCTCGCTGCGGGCGTCGGCGGAGTTCCCGGCGGACCGGTACCTGATCGAGCTCTCGGCGGGCTCCTCCTCCTCGGGCTACCACTACGAGTACGCGACGCTGCGGGACCTGATGCTGGACTGCGGCTACCGGGGCGGCGGCGTGGCGGTGGTGGACTCGCTGCGCGTCGCCGTCGACAACTGCTACATCACCGGCTTCGAGACGGAGGGCATCGCGGTGCGCGGGGGCCACGAGACCTACATCCGCAACACCTTCCTGGGGCAGCACATGACCGCCGGCACCGACCCGGGGGAGCGCGCCTTCGGCGGCACGGCCATCCGGCTCGACGGCAACGACAACTCCGTCTCCGACGTGGTCGTCTTCTCGGCCGCCACCGGGATCATGGTCACCGGCGGCGCCAACACCATCTCCGGCGTGCACTGCTACAACAAGGCCACCGGGTTCGGCGGCACCGGCATCCACCTCAGGGTGCCGGGGCTCACGCAGACGTGGCTCACCAACTGCTACATGGACTACACCAGCATCGTGGCCGAGGACCCCGTGCTGCTGCACGTGTCGAGCTCCTTCTTCCTCGGCGACGCCAACGTCGTGCTCAAGGCGGTCAACGGCGTCGCCCGCGGCGTGCAGATCACCGGCAACATGTTCAACGGGCGGGGCAAGGGCGTGGACATCGTGCAGCTGGACGGGGAGTTCGGGACGGTGGAGCAGGTGTACGTGCAGCAGAACTCCGCCATGGGGATGAACGTCAAGGCGACCACGGCGCGCGGCTCCGCCGAGGGCAACGGCAGCTCCTGGACGGTGGACTTCGCGCCGGTGCTGCTGTTCCCGAACCGGATCGGGCACGTGCAGTActcgctcgtcgccggcgacgcgtTCCCCGGGCACACGCTCAGGAACATCTCCGGCAACCAGGTCGTCGTGGCCACCGACAAGGCCGTGTCCGCCACCGTGCACGTGCTCGTCGACCAGAACAGCAACTGA